AAAAAAATTAGCAAAAAACCAAAAAAACAGGTGATACCCCATGGCTTCCGTGGTCGGATTCAACTTTACCAAAGTCCTCGCAGAGCGAAAGACGAACACTGCAGGAAAAGTAAACATCAACACCAACGTTTCCCTTCGCGATATTGAAGAGGCAAGCATCAACCTCGACCCGAAACAAAAGAGCGTCAGAGTAAAATTCCACTTCTCAACAGCATACCAACCCGGCCTCGGCCACATCAGCCTCGACGGCGATCTCATCCTCCTCCTCCCTGCCAAGGACGCAAAAGACATGCTTGACCTCTGGAGAGAAAAGCGGCAGATTGGCAAGGACTTTGCGAAACCTGTTCTTAATAATATCCTGAGCAGGTGCAGCGTCCAAGCGCTCACGCTCAGCAAGGATCTCGGCCTCCCCCCGCCCGTGAGGCTGCCCAGTGTTGAGCTCAAAGAAACACAAGCACCGTCTCCGAAGGGCGCTTCCAAGAAAAAGAGCGTTGCGAAAGCAAAAAAAGCAACGAAAAAATAAAACAAGCCCAACCAACCTTCTTTTTTTTAGCTTCCTTTCTTTAGTTTTTCAGCCCCGGACGAACTCCGCGGCTCGAACACGTTCTCGAACTCGTCTTCCTGACTTCGCTCAGAAAACTCCCCACGCAAGCAAGAACCAAAGAGGCGAACAACATCCTCCCTCTTCTGACACCACGACAAGAGCCACGCGAGCTTGACGTAGGCGCACTCAGAGGTCATGTCAAGCCCGTCGCCTAACAACCCCATTTTCAGAAGCTCCCGCCCCGGTGAGTACACCCGCAAGTTCACCCTGCCATACACGCACTGGCTCGTCATCACAACGGGCATCTTCTGCGCAAGCCGCCCTAGTGCTTCCTTGATGCGCTCATTCTCCAACCCTCCGCCAATGGGCGCGTGCCCCAACCCGGAACCCTCCACGATGAGGCCGTCAAAAGACTCAAACACAGAAAACTCCTCGGCGAACATGCCGGGCCGCGTCCTCAAAAGCCCAACCTTCACGTCTTCCCGGAACAGCACGAGGCGGAACGAACTTTGTTTCTTCTCGACACCGCTTGGCTTGGCAACCCACTCAATCCGTCCCTCCTCCGGATCAACCAACGCGACCGGCCGGTCATTAATACTACGAAACGCGTCCCTTCGCGACGTGTGCATCTTACGTGCACGAACGCCTTTGTGCACCGCAACGAGCCGGTCGTCAATGCCTGCGTGCATTGCGACGTACACGCCCGGAGCAATCTTTGCCGCCTTTGCTGCTTTGATGAACGTGAGCGCTCCTGTCAAGTTCACGTAATTATCGGATGAGCCGCGATCTGCACTGCGCTGGCTTCCCACCAAGACGACGGGGATGGGCAACCCCTCCAGAGCAAAGGCGAGCGCGGCGGCAGTGAAATGCATCGTGTCAGTCCCGTGCGTGATCACGACGCCGTCCACCCCGTCCTGCACAGCGCGCTCCACCCCGCGAGCAAGACGGTTGTAATCCGAGAAACGCATGAACTCCGATTGCGTATTCATCACCTGCACGGCGGAAAGCGTGGCGAGCTTGCCAAGTTCAGGAAATAAGTCCAAGAGCTCCTCAGGCGAGAAACTCGCGATGACGGCACCAGTGGCGTAATCAACCCTGCACGCAATCGTCCCGCCCGTATGCACAATACGAACAGAAGGCGTTGCAGCAGACGCGTTCTTCCCAGCCCCTCGCGCAGGGAGAGCTCCTTCACCATCCCTTCCTCCGCCTTCCTCCCCAGGCACGTCCTTACCCGTCTTCAC
The DNA window shown above is from Candidatus Woesearchaeota archaeon and carries:
- a CDS encoding Glu-tRNA(Gln) amidotransferase GatDE subunit D, which produces MRGRTRGVVDDGDGWFVECGARCLLMNVGQVIAFSYQGVRFEGRVVNVQDGVVVVKLENGYNIGVPQKDLQGVEVLQDVKTGKDVPGEEGGGRDGEGALPARGAGKNASAATPSVRIVHTGGTIACRVDYATGAVIASFSPEELLDLFPELGKLATLSAVQVMNTQSEFMRFSDYNRLARGVERAVQDGVDGVVITHGTDTMHFTAAALAFALEGLPIPVVLVGSQRSADRGSSDNYVNLTGALTFIKAAKAAKIAPGVYVAMHAGIDDRLVAVHKGVRARKMHTSRRDAFRSINDRPVALVDPEEGRIEWVAKPSGVEKKQSSFRLVLFREDVKVGLLRTRPGMFAEEFSVFESFDGLIVEGSGLGHAPIGGGLENERIKEALGRLAQKMPVVMTSQCVYGRVNLRVYSPGRELLKMGLLGDGLDMTSECAYVKLAWLLSWCQKREDVVRLFGSCLRGEFSERSQEDEFENVFEPRSSSGAEKLKKGS